A region from the Halosolutus gelatinilyticus genome encodes:
- a CDS encoding ATP-dependent DNA helicase: MRFFPYDQPYENQREAMDRIYNSLYRGQDVLFEGACGTGKTLSSLVPALEVAREQGKTVVITTNVHQQMRQFVAEARAITREEPIRAVVFKGKSSMCHIDVGYEECQALRDNTRALVDAERDKQQLERRQRELLAESQEGDGGAADARSAVMDELESIEDRLDDLADQNVCEYYRNNLTAETDDFFGWLFDDVRTPEEIYDYAEQQQFCGYELLKEGIEGVDLVVCNYHHLLDSMIREQFFRWLGRDPEDVIAVFDEAHNVEDAAREHATRTCSERTFDSALDELAETDDPRAEDAVNVLSAFHRALVETYEDSFGFGGRERIGENWEDVPIANEDRRDDLTLAFLQQYSGQGIEGDLEAATKLGQELDEQYEEAYREGETATRTECQTLQAAAFVSAWLNEGAKEGLYPVVSVTRDAGTDEVYGRAELYTCLPRQVTGRLFDEVYATVLMSATLQPFDVTEDVLGLENPVTMAYGLQFPDSNRRTYAVETPPLFSSDRDDPEVQERVAETIHDAVRMTPGNTLAFFPNYGEASRYAERLESRCENPVYLDEPGVAVEDLRREFVADDDAVLCTSLWGTLAEGVSFDGADARTVLVVGVPYPHLDDRAEAVQEAYDAAFEGTETGWRYAVEIPTVRKTRQALGRVIRSPEDVGVRALLDRRYSRREKSDLGKYSVNGTFPHEDREELLDIQPEKLKFAMLNFYADHGAYDGDPPAP; the protein is encoded by the coding sequence ATGCGCTTTTTCCCGTACGACCAGCCGTACGAGAATCAGCGCGAGGCGATGGACCGCATCTACAACTCCCTCTACCGGGGACAGGACGTCCTCTTCGAGGGGGCCTGCGGGACCGGCAAGACTCTCTCGTCGCTCGTTCCCGCCCTCGAAGTCGCCCGCGAACAGGGGAAGACGGTCGTCATCACGACCAACGTCCACCAGCAGATGCGCCAGTTCGTCGCCGAAGCCCGCGCGATCACCCGCGAAGAGCCGATTCGGGCGGTCGTGTTCAAGGGAAAATCGTCGATGTGTCACATCGACGTCGGCTACGAGGAGTGTCAGGCGCTGCGGGACAACACCCGGGCGCTCGTCGACGCCGAACGCGATAAGCAGCAACTCGAACGCCGCCAGCGGGAACTGCTCGCGGAGAGCCAGGAGGGCGACGGCGGCGCGGCCGACGCCCGATCGGCGGTGATGGACGAACTCGAGTCGATCGAGGACCGACTCGACGACCTGGCGGACCAGAACGTCTGCGAGTACTACCGCAACAACCTGACGGCGGAGACGGACGACTTCTTCGGCTGGCTCTTCGATGACGTCCGCACGCCCGAGGAGATCTACGACTACGCCGAACAACAGCAGTTCTGCGGGTACGAACTCTTAAAAGAGGGGATCGAGGGCGTCGACCTGGTCGTCTGTAACTACCATCACCTGCTCGATTCGATGATCCGCGAGCAGTTCTTCCGGTGGCTCGGCCGCGATCCCGAGGACGTGATCGCCGTCTTCGACGAGGCGCACAACGTCGAAGACGCGGCCCGCGAACACGCCACCCGCACGTGCTCGGAGCGCACGTTCGACTCCGCGCTGGACGAACTCGCCGAGACGGACGATCCTCGGGCCGAAGACGCGGTGAACGTCCTCTCGGCGTTTCACCGCGCGCTGGTCGAGACCTACGAGGACTCGTTCGGCTTCGGCGGGCGCGAACGGATCGGCGAGAACTGGGAGGACGTCCCGATCGCCAACGAGGACCGGCGGGACGACCTCACGCTCGCCTTCCTCCAGCAGTACTCGGGGCAAGGGATCGAAGGTGACCTCGAGGCGGCGACGAAACTCGGCCAGGAACTCGACGAGCAGTACGAGGAGGCCTACCGCGAGGGCGAGACGGCAACGCGGACGGAGTGCCAGACGCTGCAGGCTGCGGCGTTCGTCAGCGCGTGGCTAAACGAGGGCGCGAAAGAGGGACTCTACCCGGTCGTCTCCGTCACGCGCGACGCCGGGACCGACGAGGTCTACGGCCGCGCGGAACTGTACACCTGCCTCCCACGGCAGGTGACCGGCCGCCTGTTCGACGAGGTGTACGCGACCGTCCTGATGAGCGCCACGCTCCAGCCGTTCGACGTCACCGAGGACGTGCTGGGCCTCGAGAACCCTGTGACGATGGCGTACGGCCTCCAGTTCCCCGACTCGAACCGGCGCACGTACGCCGTCGAGACGCCGCCGCTGTTCTCGTCCGATCGCGACGATCCCGAGGTCCAGGAACGGGTCGCCGAGACGATTCACGACGCCGTCCGCATGACGCCCGGGAACACGCTCGCGTTCTTTCCGAACTACGGTGAGGCGAGTCGGTACGCCGAGCGGCTCGAATCCCGCTGCGAGAACCCGGTTTACCTCGACGAACCCGGCGTCGCTGTCGAGGACCTCCGCCGGGAGTTCGTTGCAGACGACGACGCCGTGCTCTGTACGTCGCTGTGGGGGACGCTCGCGGAGGGCGTGAGCTTCGACGGCGCCGACGCTCGGACCGTCCTCGTGGTCGGCGTCCCCTATCCGCACCTCGACGATCGCGCCGAAGCGGTTCAGGAGGCCTACGACGCGGCCTTCGAGGGCACCGAGACGGGGTGGCGCTACGCCGTCGAGATCCCGACGGTTCGGAAGACTCGTCAGGCGCTCGGGCGGGTGATCCGATCGCCCGAGGACGTCGGCGTTCGCGCGCTGCTCGATCGCCGCTACTCACGGCGGGAGAAGTCGGATCTCGGCAAGTACAGCGTCAACGGCACCTTCCCCCACGAGGACCGCGAGGAGCTGCTCGACATCCAGCCCGAGAAGCTGAAGTTCGCGATGCTGAATTTCTACGCCGATCACGGCGCGTACGACGGCGATCCGCCGGCTCCGTGA
- a CDS encoding 2'-5' RNA ligase family protein, whose product MYSVNVPVPGRVRELADALYPELLGFDRVREDHSCLLKRLGDADHVSRLQHRAHRALEGSPAVEAEITGIDYFDDPPLGSAPVVYLAVESPGLERIHANLAETFDAVDGLEGSDYVPHVTLARGGDSEVARRLADREIEPIRWTVSELEFWDGTYRLPVSRVGLPA is encoded by the coding sequence GTGTACAGCGTCAACGTCCCCGTACCGGGGCGCGTCCGCGAACTCGCGGACGCCCTCTACCCCGAACTGCTCGGGTTCGATCGCGTTCGCGAGGACCACTCGTGTTTGCTCAAGCGCCTCGGCGACGCCGATCACGTCTCCCGGCTCCAGCACCGCGCCCACCGGGCGCTCGAGGGATCTCCCGCGGTCGAAGCCGAGATCACGGGCATCGACTACTTCGACGATCCGCCGCTGGGATCGGCCCCCGTCGTCTACCTCGCCGTCGAGAGTCCGGGCCTCGAGCGGATTCACGCGAATCTCGCCGAGACGTTCGACGCGGTCGACGGTCTCGAAGGCAGCGACTACGTCCCCCACGTCACGCTGGCTCGCGGCGGCGACAGCGAGGTCGCGAGACGGCTCGCCGATCGGGAGATCGAGCCGATCCGGTGGACGGTCTCCGAACTCGAGTTCTGGGACGGCACCTACCGGCTGCCGGTCAGCCGCGTGGGCCTTCCCGCCTGA
- a CDS encoding helix-turn-helix transcriptional regulator yields the protein MDVRGLRALVCLLVVVGSIAFVPFGVAADAGGSATGIDAAAVQEERNESAWLEEADEIHVNVVIHENGSATFTVDHRYAINGDDGNESNVEWETLREDVESNSDAYTDAHADDWQTELVEAENRTEREMELMNVSVRTDKSTAPRTFGHVTFTFTWNSFAHVELNRIEAGDSLSGFTLSDGTTLQFRWPEGYETYDGVDPSPDSRDDRSVFWNGEETEFTNEQPRLILIENASDGEAADTDGGPPMPWLAVAAALLLLAAVGAAGWWIGGERGRTGGHAGVDSEPIDDPSVAAGGSNGPPPELLSNEERVLRLLNRRGGRIKQQEVVSELDWTEAKTSQVVSRLREDDQIDVFRIGRENVLSLPDDEEDED from the coding sequence ATGGACGTGAGGGGGCTCCGGGCCCTGGTTTGCCTGCTCGTGGTGGTTGGCTCGATCGCGTTCGTTCCGTTCGGTGTGGCTGCCGATGCCGGCGGGAGTGCTACCGGGATCGACGCCGCCGCGGTTCAGGAAGAGCGGAACGAGAGCGCGTGGTTAGAGGAGGCTGACGAGATCCATGTCAACGTCGTCATCCACGAGAACGGATCGGCGACGTTCACCGTCGACCATCGATATGCGATCAACGGTGACGACGGCAACGAGTCCAACGTGGAATGGGAGACGCTTCGGGAGGACGTCGAGTCGAATTCCGACGCGTACACCGATGCGCACGCGGACGACTGGCAAACCGAACTCGTCGAGGCCGAAAATCGGACGGAGCGCGAGATGGAACTCATGAACGTCTCCGTCAGAACGGACAAGAGCACCGCACCGCGGACGTTCGGCCACGTCACGTTCACCTTCACGTGGAACTCGTTTGCCCACGTCGAACTGAACCGGATCGAGGCGGGCGATTCGCTCTCCGGATTCACGCTCTCCGACGGGACCACGCTGCAGTTTCGCTGGCCCGAGGGCTACGAGACCTACGACGGCGTCGACCCCTCGCCGGACAGTCGGGACGATCGATCGGTCTTCTGGAACGGCGAGGAGACCGAGTTCACCAACGAGCAACCCCGGCTCATCCTGATCGAGAACGCGAGCGACGGGGAGGCTGCCGACACCGACGGGGGTCCGCCCATGCCCTGGCTCGCGGTCGCGGCCGCCCTCCTGTTGCTCGCGGCGGTCGGCGCCGCGGGCTGGTGGATCGGGGGCGAACGGGGGCGAACCGGCGGGCACGCCGGCGTCGACTCCGAACCGATCGACGACCCGAGCGTCGCCGCCGGCGGTTCGAACGGTCCGCCGCCGGAACTGCTGAGCAACGAAGAGCGCGTCCTGCGGTTGCTCAACCGGCGCGGCGGCCGGATCAAGCAACAGGAAGTCGTCTCGGAGTTGGACTGGACCGAAGCCAAGACGAGCCAGGTGGTCAGCAGGCTCCGCGAGGACGACCAGATCGACGTCTTCCGGATCGGTCGCGAGAACGTGCTCTCCTTGCCCGACGACGAGGAAGACGAGGACTGA
- a CDS encoding argininosuccinate synthase has protein sequence MTRVALAFSGGLDTTVCVPLLEEEYGYDDVIGVTVDVGQPASEFEEAEETAEALGLEHYVVDARAEFAQLCLESVRANATYQGYPLGTALARPVIATAILEVAEEEGCTGIAHGCTGKGNDQLRFEAIWRDSDLEVIAPVRELGLTREWEQEYAAERDLPVEGGSGGDWSIDTNLWSRSVEGDELEDPSYVPPEDIYAWTQAPTGETQEIEIEFEEGYPVAVDGVEYEPVELVEHLNGVAGAYGVGRTDSMEDRMLGLKVRENYEHPAATTLLNAHEGLEGLVLTQEEREFKQLIDQKWSKKGYEGLIDAPLVDALEGFIEETQQRVTGTVTIRFEGGQARVVARDSEYAAYSAEHASFDTETVGKITQEDATGVAKYHGFQRRLANEAIAANAAAEEEVELAPDGGSETDAEDE, from the coding sequence ATGACACGCGTTGCACTCGCGTTCTCGGGCGGGCTGGACACGACCGTCTGTGTTCCGCTGCTCGAGGAGGAATACGGATACGACGACGTCATCGGCGTCACGGTCGACGTCGGACAGCCGGCCTCCGAGTTCGAAGAGGCCGAAGAAACCGCCGAGGCACTCGGCCTCGAACACTACGTCGTCGACGCGCGAGCGGAATTCGCGCAGCTCTGTCTCGAGAGCGTCCGCGCGAACGCGACCTACCAGGGCTATCCCCTCGGGACGGCGCTCGCCCGCCCCGTGATCGCGACGGCCATCCTCGAGGTGGCCGAGGAAGAGGGCTGTACCGGTATCGCCCACGGCTGTACCGGCAAGGGGAACGACCAGTTGCGGTTCGAGGCGATTTGGCGCGATTCGGATCTCGAAGTGATCGCGCCCGTGCGCGAACTCGGGCTCACGCGCGAGTGGGAACAGGAGTACGCCGCCGAACGGGACCTCCCCGTCGAGGGCGGCAGCGGCGGCGACTGGTCGATCGACACCAACCTCTGGAGCCGCTCGGTCGAGGGCGACGAACTCGAGGACCCGAGCTACGTCCCGCCGGAGGACATCTACGCGTGGACACAGGCGCCCACCGGGGAGACCCAGGAGATCGAGATCGAATTCGAGGAGGGCTACCCCGTCGCCGTCGACGGCGTCGAGTACGAGCCCGTCGAACTCGTCGAGCACTTGAACGGCGTGGCCGGGGCGTACGGCGTCGGACGCACCGACTCGATGGAAGACCGCATGCTCGGACTGAAAGTTCGCGAGAACTACGAGCACCCGGCCGCGACGACGCTGCTCAACGCCCACGAGGGGCTCGAGGGGCTCGTCCTTACACAGGAAGAACGCGAGTTCAAGCAGCTGATCGATCAGAAGTGGTCGAAGAAGGGCTACGAGGGGCTGATAGACGCGCCGCTCGTGGACGCGCTCGAAGGCTTTATCGAGGAAACCCAGCAGCGCGTCACCGGCACGGTGACGATTCGCTTCGAGGGCGGACAGGCCCGCGTCGTCGCTCGCGACAGCGAGTACGCCGCCTACTCGGCCGAGCACGCCTCCTTCGACACCGAGACGGTCGGCAAGATCACGCAGGAGGACGCCACCGGGGTCGCGAAGTACCACGGCTTCCAGCGCCGCCTCGCGAACGAAGCGATCGCCGCGAACGCGGCCGCCGAGGAGGAAGTCGAACTCGCTCCCGACGGCGGGAGCGAAACCGACGCCGAGGACGAGTAA
- the argH gene encoding argininosuccinate lyase, with translation MTEESAHDGESARDRIVRTDGGSDQGVVRRDRFSGGPARSFLSSLVADERIFEADLEVDRAHVIMLAEQGIVEDDVAGRILTALDAIEVDGHASLPDGEDVHEAIETAVIERIGEAGGKMHTARSRNDEVAACIRYRVREDVLDAIETTIALREALAAVADAHRETIMPGYTHLQPAQPTTVAHWALSYEGAVRRDTERLFEAYGRINESPLGGAAFAGTTFEIDRERTAELLGFDGGPASGTRGTSAEQRSAVVIENSMDASSSRDFLLETVQALSTHATTLSGIAEDLIVFANRAFVSLSDDYSSTSSIMPQKKNPDTLELVRAVAGDAAGGVQGLTTTLKGLPRAYNRDLQRATTHAWETVDAVIEASEVAAGAIATADWNEDALAAEAGAGFSTATGVADLLAANGLPFRTAHEVVAIAAENGADYDAIDAAAAEVLGEPIDSFVDPEAVAAALDPAESVATRDSRGGPAPEVVADQLDDARDALASHEATLDETSEAIEAAHAALREEVNEYV, from the coding sequence ATGACCGAGGAGAGCGCTCACGACGGCGAATCCGCTCGCGATCGGATCGTCCGAACGGACGGCGGCAGCGATCAGGGCGTCGTCCGACGGGACCGCTTCAGCGGCGGCCCCGCCCGGAGCTTCCTCTCCTCGCTCGTGGCCGACGAACGAATCTTCGAGGCCGATCTCGAGGTCGATCGCGCCCACGTGATCATGCTCGCCGAGCAGGGAATCGTCGAGGACGACGTTGCGGGCCGGATCCTCACCGCGCTGGATGCGATCGAGGTCGACGGCCACGCCTCGCTGCCCGACGGCGAGGACGTCCACGAGGCGATCGAGACGGCCGTCATCGAGCGGATCGGCGAGGCGGGCGGGAAGATGCACACCGCGCGCTCGCGCAACGACGAGGTCGCGGCCTGCATCCGGTATCGCGTGCGCGAGGACGTTCTCGACGCGATCGAGACGACGATCGCGCTGCGCGAGGCGCTGGCAGCGGTCGCCGACGCACACCGGGAGACGATCATGCCCGGCTACACGCACCTCCAGCCCGCCCAGCCGACTACCGTCGCGCACTGGGCGCTCTCCTACGAAGGCGCGGTTCGTCGCGACACCGAACGCCTGTTCGAGGCGTACGGCCGGATCAACGAATCACCCCTCGGCGGGGCCGCGTTCGCCGGGACGACGTTCGAGATCGATCGCGAGCGTACGGCCGAACTGCTCGGCTTCGACGGCGGTCCCGCGAGCGGCACGAGGGGGACCTCGGCGGAGCAGCGCTCCGCCGTTGTGATCGAGAACTCGATGGACGCCTCCTCGAGCCGGGACTTCCTGCTCGAGACGGTGCAGGCGCTGTCGACCCACGCGACGACGCTGTCGGGAATCGCGGAGGACCTCATCGTCTTCGCGAACCGCGCCTTCGTTTCCCTCTCGGACGACTACTCGTCGACGTCGTCGATCATGCCCCAGAAGAAAAACCCCGACACGTTGGAGCTCGTCCGCGCGGTCGCGGGCGACGCAGCGGGCGGGGTCCAAGGGCTGACGACGACGCTCAAGGGTCTCCCCCGCGCGTACAACCGCGATCTCCAGCGGGCGACGACCCACGCCTGGGAGACCGTCGACGCGGTGATCGAGGCGAGCGAGGTCGCGGCCGGCGCGATCGCAACGGCCGACTGGAACGAGGACGCCCTCGCGGCGGAGGCCGGCGCGGGCTTCTCGACGGCGACCGGCGTCGCCGACCTGCTGGCGGCGAACGGGTTGCCGTTCCGGACGGCGCACGAAGTGGTCGCGATCGCGGCGGAGAACGGCGCGGACTACGATGCGATCGACGCCGCTGCGGCGGAGGTCCTCGGCGAACCGATCGACTCGTTCGTCGATCCCGAGGCCGTGGCGGCAGCCCTCGATCCCGCAGAGAGCGTGGCGACTCGCGACTCGCGGGGCGGTCCCGCCCCCGAGGTCGTCGCGGACCAACTCGATGACGCGCGCGACGCGCTCGCGAGCCACGAGGCGACGCTCGACGAAACGAGCGAGGCGATCGAGGCCGCACACGCGGCGCTTCGCGAGGAGGTGAACGAGTATGTTTGA